In Pollutimonas sp. M17, a single genomic region encodes these proteins:
- the recR gene encoding recombination mediator RecR gives MQAPLPEPEPLTTLIEALRRLPGVGLRSARRMAYHLMQHDLTAADQLSRALASAVKDLRHCTRCNGFAEEEVCATCANPKRDGSVLCVVETPADQNMIESSHGYRGLYYVLMGRLAPLEGVGPQELRFDRLVKRASDGVVREVILATNFTAEGETTAHYLSELLRAQGLSVSRLARGVPAGSELEYVDAGTIAWALMERRST, from the coding sequence ATGCAAGCGCCGCTGCCCGAGCCCGAACCGCTCACCACGCTCATCGAGGCCTTGCGCCGTTTGCCCGGCGTGGGGCTGCGTTCGGCCAGGCGCATGGCTTACCACCTGATGCAGCACGACCTGACCGCCGCCGATCAGCTGAGCCGCGCGCTCGCCTCGGCCGTGAAGGACCTGCGCCATTGCACGCGCTGCAACGGCTTTGCCGAAGAGGAAGTCTGCGCCACCTGCGCCAACCCCAAGCGCGACGGCTCGGTGCTTTGCGTGGTCGAAACGCCCGCCGACCAGAACATGATCGAGTCCAGCCACGGCTATCGCGGCCTGTACTACGTGCTGATGGGGCGCCTGGCGCCGCTCGAGGGGGTGGGGCCGCAGGAGCTGCGCTTCGACCGCCTGGTGAAGCGGGCCAGCGACGGCGTGGTGCGTGAAGTCATACTGGCCACCAACTTCACGGCCGAAGGCGAAACCACGGCGCACTACCTGTCGGAACTGCTGCGCGCCCAGGGCCTGTCGGTCAGCCGTCTGGCGCGCGGCGTGCCCGCCGGCAGCGAACTGGAGTACGTCGATGCCGGAACCATCGCCTGGGCCCTGATGGAGCGGCGCAGCACCTGA
- a CDS encoding DNA polymerase III subunit gamma/tau, translated as MTYLVLARKWRPRSFDTLIGQDHVVRALTHALSTQRLHHAWLFTGTRGVGKTTLSRILAKSLNCETGITATPCGVCRACTEIDAGRFVDYVELDAASNRGVEEMTQLLEQAVYAPGSGRFKVYMIDEVHMLTGHAFNAMLKTLEEPPPHVKFILATTDPQKIPVTVLSRCLQFNLKQMTGESIVGHLKSVLDQESIPFETPALRLLAQAASGSMRDALSLTDQAIAYSAGNLTGEAVQGMLGTIDQRHLVELLQALADGSAAKVLDVANELAARGLSYTGALGDLAVLLSRIAIQQRIPGTIPDDDPLAEDIVRLAGALHPDQAQLFYSVAVHSRQELSLAPDEYAGFVMACLRMLALAPANASAPPPGDGRARAEPPQVETGTRPQTEPKAAPEPSPAASAGPAAPIVQQQPPAAALRNDAPVARVQAPAPMDPALAAAAARKASPPGSDDVPAWEDAPQSAGDAQPPAGHADEQGAVAAPAPIAARAAEPPGAPDDDAGGFETMHIPDEEYFDDAGYEPVGLGDPDEAPDGFVPAQGPQEDMVPALFAAERKKAKAPRLRDMDAQAWPALAASLPLTGLAAELARQSEWLGSQGDQVTLRVAIRTLAESPGKSRLCTVLSEYFGAVVQLDVEYGATGDETAHAHEQLQRAERQKQAEQAVANDPFVQTLVNEFGAQVVPGSISATPRHRAA; from the coding sequence ATGACTTATCTGGTACTGGCGCGTAAATGGCGGCCACGTTCGTTCGACACCCTTATCGGCCAGGATCACGTGGTTCGTGCCTTGACGCATGCGCTTTCCACGCAGCGGCTGCACCATGCCTGGCTGTTCACGGGCACCAGAGGGGTGGGCAAGACCACGCTGTCGCGCATCCTTGCCAAGTCGCTGAACTGCGAAACCGGCATCACGGCCACGCCCTGCGGCGTTTGCCGCGCCTGCACCGAGATCGATGCCGGCCGCTTCGTCGACTATGTCGAACTCGACGCCGCGTCCAACCGGGGCGTCGAGGAAATGACGCAGTTGCTGGAGCAGGCGGTGTATGCGCCGGGCAGCGGACGCTTCAAGGTCTACATGATCGACGAAGTCCATATGCTGACGGGGCATGCGTTCAACGCCATGCTGAAAACGCTCGAAGAGCCGCCGCCCCACGTCAAATTCATACTGGCGACCACCGACCCCCAGAAGATTCCCGTTACCGTTCTGTCGCGCTGCCTGCAGTTCAACCTGAAGCAGATGACCGGCGAGTCCATCGTCGGGCACCTGAAGAGCGTGCTCGACCAGGAAAGCATACCGTTCGAGACTCCCGCCCTGCGCCTGCTCGCGCAGGCCGCCTCGGGCTCCATGCGCGATGCGCTGTCATTGACCGACCAGGCCATCGCCTATAGCGCGGGCAACCTTACCGGCGAGGCGGTGCAAGGCATGCTGGGCACCATCGACCAGCGCCATCTGGTCGAGCTGTTGCAGGCCCTGGCGGACGGCAGCGCCGCAAAGGTGCTGGACGTTGCCAACGAACTGGCGGCGCGCGGCCTGTCTTATACCGGCGCCTTGGGCGACCTGGCCGTATTGCTGTCGCGCATTGCCATCCAGCAGCGCATCCCGGGCACGATACCCGACGACGATCCCCTGGCCGAAGACATCGTCCGGCTGGCCGGCGCGCTGCATCCCGATCAGGCCCAGCTTTTCTATTCCGTGGCGGTGCATAGCCGCCAGGAGCTTTCCCTGGCGCCCGATGAATATGCCGGTTTCGTCATGGCCTGCCTGCGCATGCTGGCGCTGGCTCCCGCCAATGCGTCGGCGCCGCCGCCTGGCGATGGGCGCGCCCGTGCCGAACCGCCCCAGGTGGAAACCGGAACCCGGCCCCAGACGGAACCCAAGGCGGCGCCCGAGCCATCGCCGGCGGCAAGCGCCGGCCCGGCTGCTCCCATCGTTCAGCAGCAGCCTCCCGCCGCGGCGTTGCGCAACGATGCGCCGGTCGCCCGCGTCCAGGCGCCGGCCCCCATGGATCCGGCCTTGGCCGCCGCGGCCGCGCGGAAGGCTTCCCCTCCTGGAAGCGACGATGTTCCCGCCTGGGAAGACGCTCCGCAATCCGCCGGCGACGCGCAGCCGCCGGCCGGGCATGCGGACGAGCAGGGCGCGGTGGCTGCCCCGGCGCCGATCGCGGCTCGCGCAGCCGAGCCCCCCGGTGCACCGGACGACGATGCGGGCGGCTTCGAAACCATGCATATTCCCGACGAGGAATATTTCGACGATGCGGGCTACGAGCCCGTGGGCCTGGGCGATCCCGACGAGGCGCCGGACGGCTTCGTGCCGGCGCAAGGCCCGCAAGAAGACATGGTGCCGGCCCTGTTCGCCGCCGAGCGCAAGAAAGCCAAGGCGCCCCGCTTGCGCGACATGGACGCCCAGGCATGGCCCGCGCTGGCCGCCTCGCTGCCCCTGACCGGGCTGGCCGCCGAACTGGCGCGCCAAAGCGAGTGGCTGGGTTCGCAGGGCGATCAGGTCACCTTGCGCGTGGCCATACGTACGCTGGCCGAAAGCCCCGGAAAATCGCGGCTGTGCACGGTGCTGTCGGAATATTTCGGCGCCGTGGTCCAGCTCGATGTCGAATACGGGGCCACCGGCGATGAAACCGCGCATGCCCACGAACAGTTGCAGAGGGCCGAGCGGCAGAAGCAGGCCGAGCAGGCCGTCGCCAACGACCCCTTCGTGCAAACCCTCGTCAACGAATTCGGCGCCCAGGTGGTGCCGGGCTCCATCAGCGCCACGCCCCGGCATCGGGCCGCGTAG
- a CDS encoding ABC transporter substrate-binding protein yields the protein MSVSRRDLLKLAGAAGAATVVPGAARAQALEKKEVTIAVGGQALIYYLPLSIAHIKGYFKDEGLDAKIVDFAGGSKALQAVVGGSADVVSGAFEHTINLQSKGQAYRAFAQQGQAPMIVLVVSKRTMAGYKSPADLKGKKIGVTAPGSSTNMMASFFLAQHGLKPTDVSFVGVGAGAGAITAMRTGQIDAMANLDPVISTLVKEDAVQIIADTRTLKDTHQIFGGNMPSGCLYTSQEFIDKNPNTTQALANAIVRADKWIQAASPDEIAKVVPEGYLLGDPELYKLALKGNKEALSPDGTVADDGPQTALKALAAFVPNFPADKIDVSKIWTNDFVAKANKKYPHA from the coding sequence ATGTCCGTATCACGTCGTGATTTGCTCAAATTGGCCGGCGCAGCCGGTGCCGCAACCGTGGTTCCCGGCGCAGCCCGCGCCCAGGCGCTTGAAAAGAAAGAAGTAACCATCGCCGTCGGCGGCCAGGCCCTCATCTATTACCTGCCCCTGTCCATTGCCCATATCAAGGGCTACTTCAAGGACGAAGGCCTGGATGCCAAGATCGTCGATTTCGCGGGCGGCTCCAAGGCCTTGCAGGCCGTGGTCGGGGGCAGCGCCGACGTCGTCTCCGGCGCCTTCGAGCACACGATCAACCTGCAATCCAAGGGCCAGGCCTATCGCGCCTTTGCGCAGCAGGGCCAGGCGCCCATGATCGTTCTGGTGGTCTCCAAGAGAACCATGGCCGGCTACAAGTCGCCGGCCGACCTCAAGGGCAAGAAAATCGGCGTCACGGCGCCCGGCTCGTCCACCAACATGATGGCCAGCTTCTTCCTGGCCCAGCATGGCCTGAAACCCACCGATGTATCCTTTGTCGGGGTGGGAGCCGGCGCGGGCGCCATCACCGCCATGCGCACCGGCCAGATCGACGCCATGGCCAATCTGGATCCCGTCATCAGCACCCTGGTCAAGGAAGACGCCGTCCAGATCATCGCCGACACGCGCACCCTTAAGGACACCCACCAGATTTTCGGCGGCAACATGCCGTCGGGCTGCCTGTACACCTCGCAGGAATTCATCGACAAGAATCCCAACACCACCCAGGCGCTGGCCAACGCCATCGTGCGCGCCGACAAATGGATACAGGCCGCCAGCCCGGATGAAATCGCCAAGGTCGTGCCCGAGGGCTATCTGCTGGGCGATCCCGAGCTGTACAAGCTTGCCTTGAAGGGCAACAAGGAAGCCCTGTCGCCGGACGGCACCGTGGCGGATGACGGCCCGCAAACGGCGCTCAAGGCGCTGGCGGCCTTCGTACCCAACTTCCCCGCCGACAAGATCGACGTGTCCAAGATCTGGACCAACGATTTCGTTGCCAAAGCCAATAAAAAATATCCCCATGCTTGA
- a CDS encoding ABC transporter permease: MSKSFKSNSLRLRFWQVLLLVIVLVAWHLASQDRNFAFFFGQPVEVAKVIWAWFVTNADIYRHLGVTLTETVLAFVIGTVAGLGFGLWLGLSRGASALLDPYITAANSMPRVILAPIFGMWFGLGIWSKVALAVTLVFFIVFFNVYQGVREVSTTLLDNARMLGANRKQLLRHVYIPSATSWVFSSLHTSVGLAFVGAVVGEYLGSASGVGYLILQAEGTLDVNTVFAGIVVLTLFALLLDALVTVVEERLLAWKPKAGETEKL, from the coding sequence ATGTCGAAGTCATTCAAATCCAATTCCTTGCGCCTGCGGTTCTGGCAGGTGCTGCTCCTGGTCATCGTCCTGGTCGCCTGGCACCTGGCCTCGCAAGACCGGAACTTCGCCTTCTTCTTCGGGCAGCCGGTCGAAGTGGCCAAAGTCATCTGGGCCTGGTTCGTGACCAACGCCGACATCTACCGGCATCTGGGCGTGACGCTGACCGAGACCGTGCTGGCTTTCGTCATCGGCACGGTCGCGGGCCTGGGCTTCGGCCTTTGGCTGGGCCTGTCGCGCGGCGCCAGTGCGCTGCTCGACCCCTACATCACCGCCGCCAACTCCATGCCGCGCGTCATCCTGGCGCCGATATTCGGCATGTGGTTCGGCCTGGGCATCTGGTCCAAGGTGGCGCTGGCCGTGACTCTGGTGTTTTTCATCGTTTTCTTCAACGTCTACCAAGGCGTGCGCGAGGTCAGCACCACCTTGCTGGACAACGCCCGCATGCTGGGCGCCAATCGCAAGCAACTGCTGCGTCATGTGTATATTCCCTCGGCCACCAGCTGGGTGTTTTCCAGCCTGCACACGTCGGTCGGCCTGGCTTTCGTGGGTGCGGTGGTGGGCGAATACCTGGGTTCCGCGAGCGGCGTGGGCTACCTTATCCTGCAGGCCGAAGGCACCCTGGATGTGAACACCGTGTTCGCGGGCATTGTCGTGCTGACGCTTTTCGCCTTGTTGCTGGACGCCCTGGTCACCGTGGTGGAGGAACGCCTGCTGGCCTGGAAGCCCAAGGCGGGCGAAACCGAAAAGCTGTAG
- a CDS encoding RNA-binding S4 domain-containing protein produces MEKIRIDKWLWAARFYKTRSLAADEIIKGRVQVNGQQAKPAREIAVGDLVSVRKGDPATLVRVCGLSSVRGPATVASRLYEETPESVAAREQAAEMRRLAPEPAHDMAARRPTKRDRRRIDLMRGK; encoded by the coding sequence ATGGAAAAAATCCGGATCGATAAATGGCTTTGGGCCGCGCGTTTCTACAAGACACGCAGCCTGGCGGCGGATGAAATCATCAAGGGCAGGGTGCAGGTGAACGGGCAGCAGGCCAAGCCGGCGCGCGAGATCGCGGTGGGCGACCTGGTCAGCGTCCGCAAGGGGGATCCGGCCACCCTGGTGCGCGTGTGCGGGCTGAGCAGCGTGCGCGGACCCGCCACCGTGGCCAGCCGCCTGTACGAGGAAACGCCTGAAAGCGTTGCGGCGCGTGAACAGGCCGCCGAAATGAGGCGGCTTGCGCCCGAGCCCGCCCACGATATGGCCGCTCGGCGGCCCACGAAGCGCGATCGGCGGCGGATCGACCTGATGCGTGGAAAATAG
- a CDS encoding UvrD-helicase domain-containing protein, translating to MTIKQPSDRAVRDAAIDPTQSFLVQAPAGSGKTELLTDRILALLATVNRPEEIVAITFTRKAASEMHARVLAKLRAGMQAAPEEEYRRRSWELARRAMKRDEELGWNLLQYPARLSIRTIDSFCTYLVRAMPWLSALGGLPAIADDARGHYEAAARATLDMADENSSVAALIAHLDVDLRAAQGLLADMLASRDQWLPLLGPGGNVDRLLHSLDGAIQADLARVDRAMPPGWAAALAPSVSRAANVLADSGESMDISALAHWSGQPFGTEVSSLPQWQALADILLTAKNTLRRTVTIKQGFQAKADYKDEFLAWIKAMPETDEWISALADIRCAPGNGYSAEQLETLNLLIEVLWLAAAQLNLRFTEAGEVDFTEISRRAVQALGQVDDPSDLLLSLDAAIRHILVDEFQDTSQSQIELLERLTSGWMQGDGRTLFLVGDPMQSIYRFRKADVGCFLKVKEGGLGDIALTALELKDNFRSQARLVEWVNATCGPVFPKENHPGLGAIQYTPSVAFQDGVDGLGVEFHPVWSRAARDGGDEDAVDTAAVAESIAIQLARDALDKYADSEKPVAILVRARTHLDSIVHRLAQENIPCRAVELVSLKSRQVVVDLVQLARALSHPADRLAWLSVLRAPFCGLRLDSLHALFGVDLNAAIPAALSDWLAQGDSILDEDEAGRLRHAAAVLLDTANASGSIPFASWLEDCWRRLGGFEVYGGASDVADAERLFRLIEELAPYGGLDPEVLEGRLEKLYAAPNSSGRAVEVMTIHKSKGLEFETVILAGLHRRPKGDTPPLMRFEHSEGELLLGPIRHRAAEESEPVSVYLAEREKKRAAYETDRLLYVALTRARRQLHLIGEVGLDGGMQIKKPAGASLLGRLWDYMETPQPPEASELDGGGMPQAASGEQRFLLRLPSAAMPAAPSGGAAAGPGTPWQWRSESGDESIIGTVAHAWLEHIGKEGADAWSAQRVDACLPVFRRQLSRAGMAAAGLDGAAQILRETLAATLDSARGQWLLRVAQAHREWSLLDVSGRVSVIDLAISQERDWLVVDYKTGVPRPGEAIDVFTARMRERYQEQIVRYCAHVSALDGRPARGALYFPRVDAWVEFAPGG from the coding sequence GTGACGATTAAACAGCCCAGCGACCGCGCCGTGCGCGACGCGGCCATAGACCCCACCCAGTCCTTTCTTGTCCAGGCCCCGGCGGGCTCCGGCAAGACGGAATTGCTGACCGATCGCATCCTGGCTTTGCTGGCCACCGTCAACCGGCCCGAGGAGATCGTGGCCATCACCTTTACGCGCAAGGCGGCATCCGAGATGCATGCGCGCGTGCTGGCCAAGCTGCGGGCCGGCATGCAGGCCGCTCCCGAAGAGGAATACAGGCGGCGCAGCTGGGAACTGGCGCGGCGGGCCATGAAGCGCGACGAGGAACTGGGCTGGAACCTGCTTCAGTATCCAGCCCGCCTGAGCATACGCACCATCGATTCCTTCTGCACCTATCTGGTCCGCGCCATGCCCTGGCTGAGCGCGCTGGGCGGCTTGCCCGCCATTGCCGACGACGCGCGCGGGCATTACGAGGCCGCCGCCCGGGCCACGCTGGACATGGCTGACGAGAACAGCTCGGTGGCGGCGCTGATCGCTCACCTGGACGTGGACCTGCGCGCGGCGCAGGGACTGCTGGCCGATATGCTGGCAAGCCGCGACCAGTGGCTGCCGCTGCTGGGGCCCGGCGGCAATGTCGACAGGCTGCTGCACAGTCTGGACGGCGCCATCCAGGCCGATCTGGCTCGTGTGGACCGTGCGATGCCGCCCGGCTGGGCGGCGGCGCTGGCGCCCTCGGTATCCCGCGCCGCCAATGTATTGGCGGACAGCGGCGAATCCATGGATATCAGCGCCCTCGCGCACTGGAGCGGGCAGCCCTTCGGCACCGAGGTGTCCAGCCTGCCCCAGTGGCAGGCGCTGGCCGACATCCTGTTGACCGCGAAGAACACCTTGCGGCGCACGGTGACCATCAAGCAGGGCTTCCAGGCCAAGGCGGACTACAAGGACGAGTTCCTGGCCTGGATCAAGGCCATGCCCGAAACCGATGAGTGGATTTCAGCCCTGGCCGATATCCGCTGCGCGCCGGGCAATGGCTACAGCGCTGAGCAGCTCGAGACCTTGAACCTGCTGATCGAGGTGCTTTGGCTGGCCGCGGCGCAGCTGAACCTGCGCTTCACCGAGGCCGGCGAGGTCGACTTCACCGAGATCTCGCGCCGCGCCGTGCAGGCCCTGGGACAGGTGGACGACCCGAGCGACCTGCTGCTGTCGCTCGATGCGGCCATCCGCCATATCCTGGTGGACGAGTTCCAGGACACCAGCCAGTCCCAGATCGAATTGCTCGAACGCCTGACCTCGGGCTGGATGCAAGGCGATGGGCGCACCCTGTTCCTCGTGGGCGATCCCATGCAATCGATCTACCGGTTCCGCAAGGCCGACGTGGGATGCTTTCTCAAGGTCAAGGAGGGCGGGCTGGGCGACATTGCGCTGACCGCATTGGAACTCAAAGACAATTTCCGTTCGCAGGCCAGGCTGGTCGAGTGGGTGAATGCCACCTGCGGGCCGGTCTTCCCCAAAGAGAACCATCCCGGCCTGGGCGCAATCCAGTACACGCCGTCGGTGGCGTTCCAGGACGGCGTCGATGGGCTGGGCGTCGAGTTTCACCCGGTCTGGTCGCGTGCAGCCAGGGACGGCGGCGACGAGGATGCCGTCGACACCGCCGCGGTGGCCGAATCCATCGCCATCCAGCTTGCGCGGGACGCCTTGGACAAGTATGCGGATAGCGAGAAGCCGGTCGCGATACTGGTACGGGCGCGTACCCACCTGGACAGCATCGTGCATCGCCTGGCCCAGGAAAACATTCCCTGCCGGGCGGTCGAACTGGTCTCGCTGAAGTCGCGGCAGGTCGTCGTGGATCTGGTGCAGCTGGCGCGGGCCTTGTCGCACCCGGCGGACAGGCTGGCGTGGCTTTCGGTCTTGCGTGCGCCTTTTTGCGGCCTCAGGCTGGACAGCCTGCATGCCTTGTTCGGCGTCGACCTGAATGCCGCGATACCCGCCGCCTTGTCCGACTGGCTGGCCCAAGGCGATTCGATCCTGGACGAAGACGAGGCCGGGCGTCTGCGCCATGCGGCCGCGGTGCTGCTGGATACGGCCAATGCCTCGGGGAGCATACCGTTCGCCTCCTGGCTGGAGGACTGCTGGCGCCGGCTGGGCGGCTTCGAGGTCTATGGCGGAGCCAGCGACGTGGCCGACGCCGAGCGCCTGTTCCGCCTGATCGAAGAACTGGCGCCTTATGGCGGCCTGGATCCCGAAGTGCTGGAGGGCAGGCTGGAAAAGCTGTATGCCGCGCCCAACAGCAGCGGCAGGGCGGTGGAGGTCATGACGATACACAAGTCCAAGGGGCTGGAGTTCGAAACCGTGATACTGGCCGGCCTGCATCGGCGCCCCAAGGGCGACACGCCTCCCTTGATGCGCTTCGAGCACAGCGAAGGGGAACTGCTGCTGGGGCCGATACGGCACCGGGCGGCCGAGGAATCCGAGCCGGTTTCCGTCTACCTGGCCGAGCGCGAGAAAAAGCGCGCCGCCTATGAAACAGACCGTCTGCTGTATGTGGCCCTGACGCGGGCGCGCCGGCAACTGCACCTGATCGGCGAAGTTGGCCTGGACGGCGGCATGCAGATAAAGAAACCCGCCGGGGCATCGCTGTTGGGGCGCTTGTGGGATTACATGGAGACGCCCCAGCCCCCGGAGGCGTCGGAACTGGACGGCGGCGGCATGCCGCAGGCTGCGTCGGGAGAGCAGCGCTTCCTGCTGCGCCTGCCCTCGGCCGCCATGCCGGCGGCGCCGTCCGGCGGCGCCGCGGCGGGACCGGGCACTCCTTGGCAGTGGCGATCCGAGTCCGGCGATGAAAGCATCATCGGCACGGTGGCCCATGCCTGGCTGGAGCACATCGGCAAGGAGGGGGCGGATGCCTGGTCGGCGCAGCGCGTCGATGCCTGCCTGCCCGTCTTCCGCAGGCAGTTGAGCCGCGCCGGCATGGCGGCGGCGGGACTGGACGGCGCCGCGCAGATCTTGCGCGAGACGCTGGCCGCCACCCTGGACAGCGCCAGGGGCCAGTGGCTGCTCCGGGTGGCGCAGGCGCATCGGGAATGGTCGCTGCTGGACGTCAGCGGCCGTGTTTCGGTCATCGACCTGGCGATTTCGCAGGAGCGTGACTGGCTGGTGGTGGATTACAAGACGGGGGTGCCGCGTCCGGGTGAAGCCATCGATGTTTTCACCGCGCGCATGCGCGAGCGCTATCAGGAGCAGATCGTGCGCTACTGTGCCCACGTCAGTGCCCTGGACGGCCGTCCGGCCCGGGGGGCGCTGTATTTTCCGCGCGTCGACGCATGGGTGGAATTTGCACCCGGGGGCTGA
- a CDS encoding ABC transporter ATP-binding protein, giving the protein MLDAALLLENITCTFASNEGAGKSYTAVKEASIAIAPGEFVSVVGPTGCGKSTLLNVGAGLLQPSSGQVKVFGKPLHGVNHRAGYMFQGEALMPWRSALSNVTAGLEFAGMPADQARAQGLEWLKRVGLGGFENRYPHQMSGGMRKRAMLAQTLIRDPDIILMDEPFSALDVQTRQLMENEVLDLWMAKRKAVLFITHDLDEAIAMSDRVVVLSAGPATHPIGEFDIDIPRPRDVAEVRSNTRFIELHKAIWDVLREEVLKGYAQQKRA; this is encoded by the coding sequence ATGCTTGATGCCGCACTGCTGCTTGAAAACATTACCTGCACCTTCGCCTCGAACGAGGGGGCGGGTAAAAGCTATACGGCTGTAAAAGAGGCCTCCATCGCCATCGCCCCGGGCGAATTCGTTTCGGTGGTGGGGCCCACCGGCTGCGGCAAGTCCACCCTGCTCAATGTCGGGGCGGGCCTGCTGCAGCCTTCATCGGGCCAGGTCAAGGTTTTCGGCAAGCCTTTGCACGGCGTGAACCATCGCGCCGGCTACATGTTCCAGGGCGAAGCCCTCATGCCCTGGCGCAGCGCCTTGTCCAACGTAACCGCGGGGCTCGAATTCGCGGGCATGCCGGCGGATCAGGCCAGGGCGCAAGGGCTGGAGTGGCTGAAGCGGGTGGGGCTGGGCGGTTTCGAGAACCGCTATCCGCACCAGATGTCCGGCGGCATGCGCAAGCGCGCCATGCTTGCGCAAACGCTCATACGCGATCCCGACATCATCCTCATGGACGAACCCTTCTCGGCGCTCGACGTCCAGACGCGTCAGCTCATGGAAAACGAAGTCCTCGATCTGTGGATGGCCAAGCGCAAGGCCGTGCTGTTCATCACGCACGATCTGGATGAAGCCATCGCCATGAGCGACCGCGTGGTCGTTCTGTCGGCCGGACCCGCCACCCATCCCATCGGCGAGTTCGATATCGATATACCGCGGCCGCGGGACGTTGCCGAGGTGCGCAGCAACACGCGGTTCATCGAACTGCACAAGGCTATCTGGGATGTGTTGCGTGAAGAAGTGCTAAAGGGCTATGCCCAACAGAAACGGGCCTGA
- a CDS encoding YbaB/EbfC family nucleoid-associated protein, with the protein MMKGQIAGLMRQAQQMQENMKKAQEALAEIIVEGASGGGLVKVSMSCRHDVKRVAIDPSLLADDKDMLEDLVAAAFNDALRKADATSQEKMSSVTAGMPLPPGMKLPF; encoded by the coding sequence ATGATGAAAGGTCAGATCGCCGGTTTGATGCGCCAGGCCCAGCAAATGCAGGAAAACATGAAAAAGGCGCAGGAAGCCCTGGCGGAGATCATCGTCGAAGGCGCTTCCGGAGGCGGCCTGGTCAAGGTCTCCATGAGCTGTCGGCATGACGTGAAGCGCGTTGCCATCGACCCCAGCTTGCTGGCGGACGATAAGGACATGCTCGAAGACCTCGTGGCGGCGGCGTTCAACGACGCATTGCGCAAAGCCGATGCCACTTCGCAAGAGAAAATGTCGTCCGTGACGGCCGGCATGCCCTTGCCGCCTGGAATGAAACTGCCGTTCTGA
- the mnmH gene encoding tRNA 2-selenouridine(34) synthase MnmH produces MPGNSGDYREIFLRDAPLLDVRAPVEFSKGAFPQALNRPLMDDDERARVGTCYTQKGSQAAIDLGHRLVSGAVKAERIQAWADFARAHPDGYLYCFRGGLRSQISQQWLKEEAGIDYPRIDGGYKAMRGFLLQTTEAAVSECGFILLGGLTGVGKTELLARLDNGIDLEHHARHRGSSFGRHARPQPAQIDFENVLAIDLLKKRSLGVQRFVLEEESRMVGSCSLPLALYRKMPEWPLVWLEDSLEGRVQRILGDYVVDLCAQFVALHGQEDGFEAFAERLRHCLSKIVRRLGWERYRRLSAIMDAALAEQRRSGSVDAHRGWIEGLLSEYYDPMYAYQREKHAERIVFTGGRLAVLDYLRHRSQPA; encoded by the coding sequence ATGCCTGGAAACAGCGGCGATTACCGCGAAATCTTCCTGCGCGATGCGCCGCTGCTGGATGTGCGCGCCCCGGTCGAGTTTTCCAAGGGCGCGTTTCCGCAAGCGCTGAACCGGCCCCTGATGGACGACGACGAACGCGCCAGGGTCGGCACTTGCTACACGCAAAAGGGCAGCCAGGCTGCCATCGACCTGGGGCACCGCCTGGTGTCGGGAGCGGTCAAGGCCGAACGCATCCAGGCTTGGGCGGATTTCGCCCGGGCTCATCCCGATGGCTACCTGTACTGCTTCCGGGGCGGCTTGCGTTCGCAAATCAGCCAGCAGTGGCTCAAGGAAGAGGCCGGGATCGACTACCCGCGCATCGACGGCGGATACAAGGCCATGCGCGGTTTTCTGCTTCAGACCACCGAGGCGGCGGTGTCGGAATGCGGCTTCATCCTGCTGGGCGGGCTGACCGGCGTGGGCAAGACCGAACTTCTGGCTCGACTGGACAATGGCATCGATCTGGAGCACCACGCGCGGCATCGGGGGTCGAGCTTCGGTCGGCACGCAAGGCCGCAGCCGGCGCAGATCGATTTCGAGAATGTGCTGGCCATCGACCTGCTGAAGAAACGTTCCCTAGGTGTGCAGCGGTTCGTCCTGGAAGAGGAGAGCCGCATGGTGGGAAGCTGTTCGCTGCCGCTTGCGCTGTATCGGAAGATGCCCGAGTGGCCGCTGGTCTGGCTGGAAGACAGCCTTGAGGGGCGCGTCCAGCGCATCCTGGGTGATTACGTCGTCGACCTATGCGCGCAGTTCGTTGCGCTGCATGGCCAAGAGGACGGCTTCGAGGCATTTGCGGAGCGGCTGCGGCACTGCCTGTCCAAGATAGTCAGGCGCCTGGGATGGGAACGCTATCGGCGGCTGTCGGCCATCATGGACGCCGCCTTGGCGGAGCAGCGGCGCAGCGGGTCGGTCGATGCGCATCGCGGCTGGATAGAAGGTCTGCTGAGCGAATACTACGATCCCATGTATGCCTACCAGCGAGAAAAGCATGCGGAGCGCATCGTATTCACGGGCGGCCGGCTTGCCGTGCTGGACTACCTGCGCCATCGCAGCCAGCCGGCGTGA